The genomic interval TACAACAGCAATAGGCAATAATAATGATTTAGGAAATGCAGTGATCATCCAACTTGATGGCAAAATTGTGATCGGTGGAAAAAGTGGTAGCAATGCAGCACTTGTTCGATATCAAACGAATGGTTCCTTAGATAATACCTTTGGAACAGGTGGTATATTAAATAATATTGGATGCTCCAATTTTGCAGGAAATTCTTTAACAATGCAAAGTGATGGAAAACTTTTAGTCGGGGGTTATTGTGGGATTTTTCCTAATTTCGATTTTGCTTTGACGCGTTTTCATAGTAACGGAATATTAGATAATACATTTGGCACAAACGGTACCGTGATAACACCTGTTTTAAACGGTGGTGATCAAGGAATGGCAGTGGCCATTCAAAGTGACGGAAAAATACTTCAGGGAGGTTATACAGATAATGGTTCCAACAGTGATTTTGCTTTGTTGCGATATCTTGAGAACGGGACCTTGGATTCTACCTTTGGTAATAATGGGAAAGTAACAACGGCAGTTGGAATCGCCGGTGATATAATACGCAGTATAGTGGTGCAATCGGATGGTAAAATTGTAGTATCAGGATTTAGTTATACTGCTTCAAGTTTTTCGTATGATTTTGTTTTAGTTCGTTACAATAGTAATGGAAGTATAGATCAAAATTTTGGTTCAGCCGGGGTAACAACAACTGCCATCATAAATAGTACCAATGATTATGGCGAATCAATGACCATCCAAGTTGATGGAAAAATTATCGTTGGAGGATATAGTTATACAGGATACTTGCTCCTGGCAAGGTATGATATCCATGGTAAACTAGATAATTCATTTGGAAACAAAGGAACAGTTTCTACATTATTCGGGTGCGCTTATCAAAATAAATATTCCATAATATTGCAAAGTGACGGTAAAATTTTAATCGGAGGATATAGTGCTCTCAATAGTCCAGCTTCCGATTTTTCGATCGCACGATATGAATCTAATGGAGCATTGGATAGTTCTTTTGGTTCGAATGGAATTGTTCGCACTCCTATTGGAAATGGTGATGATATTGCAACTTCAATCGCTATTCAGCCTGATGGAAAGATTGTATTGGTTGGTAGCTCTTACAATGGTTCAAACTTTGATTTTGCAGCTGTACGTTATAATAATGAGATTACAACAGGGGTTAAAAAGGCAACGAATCAAATCTCTAAAATAAAATTATATCCTAACCCTTTTTCCTTAGAAACAAAGTGTCAAGCGGATGTTTCATTCGAAGAGGTATGCCTTACCGTTTATGACTTTTCCGGATTCCAAGTAAAGCAACAATTAAATATTTCTGGTAAGTCATTCAAATTAGAACGCGATAATTTACCAGCTGGATTATATTTTATCCGATTTACACAAAAGGGGAAGACTATACAATCCGATAAATTAGTCATCATCGACTAAGTCATATTGCGCGTTTTTATGATCAGGATTTGTTGGAATGATAATATTTAATCTTGTTAATAAGGTTGAGCAGATATAGAGTCGTAGAATTCCAAATTGGTATATTCCTTTTATTTGAATAATTTTTATTTTCTGAGGTATTGGTATTAAACTAACACTTATATTTAGCATTCAAATAATTCAAAAAAATGTCTATTAAATCTAAAGTCTTGCTTTTAAGTTTGGTCTTTCTTTCCATGTCATGCAATCGGTATTTTAATATTCGGGAGTATGTACCCACAGTAGATTTCAGAGGAATTGAAATAAAGAAACTTGAACCCGAAATTGATATTCAACATTTGGCGATTAAAGGGAAGTTGACTTTAAATTTGAAATTTAGATTTAATAATCCTTATGATACACAATTAACGATTCCTGATCATGATTTTAAATTCTTAATGAAAGATCGGACAATATCTCAATTGTCTAAAAGAGGTGCATCGTTTATTGTGCCTCCAAAAGGAAGTGTAACACAACGCTATAGTCTGGAATTAGACCTTGATCCGCAAGGATATTTTAAGGATTTTATGGGAAAAGATAATGTCTATAAATTTGAAAGTACCTTCTATATAAAAGTGGATGATTATGTTCAAAATGTCATCGCACGAAAAGCAGTTAAGCATATGTTAGGAGGAGACCGTATTACCGTTCCATTTGAAATTACCGATACGCTCCGTTTGCCATTACCACCTCGCATTGCCGCTTCTTCAGAGAGTTCTTTTATTAAATTTATTGGGGATAATAACCAGCTTAATTTGACTGGATTAAGTCCATTTGTAAATTTATTGCTGAATACTAATGTAAGAGTGTTTGCTCCATTATTGACAGATTGGGATCGAACGATTAATGTTAATGCTGCAGATTTTATTGTTGCAAGGATGAATGATATAAATCCGATAGCAAATGAAAGGTGGAATGGGTTTAAAAGTAAATGGAACAATATTAAAGACAATTTAGTGGTTGAATATCCCGGCCCCAATACAACTGGATATAAAATTTATATTCCTTTTGAATTATATAATCCTAACGAATTTGCAATTGAAGCGGTAATGTTTACTTCTACAGCTATGCTCAATCAGAACTATAGTCCTTACATCGTTGAGTTTAAAACCTTAGATGGTAATAAAATGATTCAGGCAAAACATTCAAAAAAAGTATATTTAACCTGGCAAACAAATTTTTTTCAGGGTAATATACTTCAAGCTTTTGGAATCGGAGATCCCCTCATAAGTAACCCAACCTTAAAAGGTCAGATTGGAGTAGATATTGGTTATGGAAATATTCAAATACCGTATCAGTTTACGATCCCTTTTAAAATTGGCCAATAATGTTTGGCATCGCTAGTGATTCATTTGAAGCACTTAATTAAAATTCTAATATTATGCATTATTTCATAACGAATAGAGAAATTCAACAACGCGGAACTAAAGAAGTAATTCGGCCTGATGGAAGAGAACACGCAGGTGATGATTTGCGATTTGGTAGCTATGATATTGAAAATGATGAATTTGAGTTATTTCCGGATCCGACGAAAACGAATCAAATAACATACAGTGGTCTAAAAGCGACAAATACCTCAAGTTTAAAAGGCTCAGCGAGATTCTTTAAAGAACTGTATGATGATTTTCGGAATAAGGAAAATCAAACAAGTGGTAAAAATGATGTATTGTTTTTTATTCATGGATTTAATACAGATCTTAATAGTGTTCGAAGTAATTTTAAGGAACTACATAAACGTTATGTTTTGAATGAGGAATCACCCATTGGCAGAATAGTGATTTTTACATGGCCTGGTCGAAGTAGTGACTTGCCCTTACATTACCATGATGATAAAAAAGATGCTGAACGAAGTGGTGAAACATTGGCTCGATGTATGGCTAAATTATTGGATTTTTTTCAAGTCTTTCTTGCCCGTGAGCGCAATCCATTATGTAAAGGCAAAGTTCATCTTTTAGTTCATTCTATGGGAAATAGGGTACTTAAACAAATGATGATTGAAATGTCAATTAAGCAAATACCATATCCAGAAATATTTGATCAGATTATCCTGATGGCGGCTGATATTGAGTATAGTATTTTTGAAAAAGGGGAAGCTTTTAATCGATTAATTGAGTTGGGAAAAAGAATCCATATTTATTTTCATGAAAAAGATATCGTCCTCGATATTTCAAAATATACTAAGAATTTTAATAATCGTCTGGGTCGATATGGCAGGAAACGAAATGACATTGTAAGTCCTGATATTATTGATGTTAACGCCACTGGTGTAAAAGATGACCTTAAGCCCGGTTTACGTACAAATCAACTTAATCATTGGTATTATTACAGTAGTTCTTTGGTAATTGCCCATGTAATTAAAGTTTTAAATGGAGAGCCGGCGAAAGGGGTTGTTTGAATTTATTAGCAATTACTAAAATTAAGTATCTTAGCCACAGGATACTAAATTGATTTAATTTAATTCGTTTTATTCTCAGCGAGTAGATTGTTTTTTTTTGTATTTCTAACACCCTAATTTTTAATTCTCTCACTATGAAAAACAAAACACTATGGCACATTCGTATCATCAAGTTTACCTCCAGGCTGTTTTTGCTGTAAAATATCGGCAATCGGTTTTGGATAAATTATGGCGCCCAAAATTACATGGGGTCATTGGAAATCTTATTAATGAAACAGGCTGTAAAGCAATTATTGTAAATGGAGTAGAAGATCATATCCATTGCTTTATTGGATTAAGACCTGTGATTTCTATTTCTAATTTAATGCAAATTGTTAAAGGCAAAAGTTCTAAGTACATTAATGACCATCAACTTACAAAGCATAGATTTGAATGGCAGGTAGGGTATGGTGTATTTTCATATAGCAAATCACATGTCGAACGAGTATTTAGATATATTGCCAATCAAGAGCAACATCATTTAAAACAAAGTTTTAAGAAGGAGTACATTTCATTACTTAATGAGAATAAAGTATCCTTTGAGGAGCAATATATTTTTAAAGAATTGGAATAATATTTTTGCTTTAGGATGAGAATGGGATTATCAGGGGCATGGGGAAATTCACATAGGCTGAAGCCTATGTAAACAAGATGGGTCGAGCCTATGGCTCTTTGGATGTGGTATATATTCCCTTAGAGTTTCATCAATGGGAGGGTTGAAGAAAATTTAGGTCCCAGGTTTCAATCTTAGGGAGGTAAAAACCCCAGACTTCAGTCTGGGGGAAATTCACATAGGCTGAAGCCTATGTAAACAAGATGGGTCGAGCCTATGGCTCTTTGAATGTGGTATACATTACCCTAGACTTCTGTCAATTGGAAGGTTGCAGAAAATTATGGTCCTAAGTTTCAATCTTAGGGAGGTAAAACCTCAGACTTCAGTCTGGGGAAATTCACCCTAGACTTTCGTCAATTGGAAGGTTGAAGAAAATTAAGGTCCTAGTTTTCATCCCTCAAGAAAGTAAAAACCCCAGACTTCAGTCAGGGGAAATTACCATAGACTGAAGCCCATGTGTCCAAGATGGGTTGATTCTCTGACTCTTTCAATATGAAATACATTGCCCTAGACTATTGTCTGGGGCAATGTTATGAATAAATCAATAGCCTGTGACTTCAATCCGTGGCTATGGCAATATATTCCAGAGATTTTTTTGTTAAAATTGAATGTTTTTTTATTTATTCGTATATTTGAGTGAATTACTTTTAAAAGGTTATTTTTGAGTGTATGGTGTTTTAAGTAATTCCTTTTTGCCTTTAGAGAAATCAGTCACAAAATTATTTATTTATTATCAAGGTTCTGAAGCTTATCATGGGGTTCAGATTGGAAATCGTTTCTTCATATTTTGAGGCGACTTTAACAGTCTTGCAATATGATTATTTAAAGATCTATGATATTAAATTATCTTATTTTTATTATTTTAAATGCATGCTATTATGAACCAATTACAAATTCTACTTTTTTTGCAGTTTGCCATACTTGTGAATTTCCAAAATCAATGTTTGGCTCAAGGCACTGTTTTAATCGCTCCTTCAGATGTCGTTATTACACATACGTTTGGCTTTGATATTAATAATCTAGCCAATGTAGATGATGCAACTTTTGGCCGCATATTGAAGGACAGTTTTAATCGACAATCAATCATTACACAAGACTTGGTTTGCAAAGGATTTTGTGAGCCAAATGTTTGTACTGAATACCCTGGATTCAACCCAGCGAATCCAGCACAAAGTCTTGCAGTAAATATTGCTTGCAATTATTTCAAACTTTATTTTGATGCATCGCAAACAGACAAAAAATATGTGTTGAATTGGGGTCAGGATGGTTATGTGGAAAAAGCAAAAAATAACGTATCCTTATCACTTTTTGATTTGAGAATCAAAAGTCAGGCGAATTTTTATCATGGTCCAATTCTTAGGGTTTATTCAGTGATTGATCAAAATAACAAACTACTCAAAGATACCCAAACAATTTGGGTTGTTGATTGCAATTTTGTACAAGTGGATACATTTGATTGTCAAAATGAAATCAGCATTTATTTGAATGATAGTTGTTCAACAAGCGTGAATGCAGCTATGATTTTGTCAGGATGGGGATATTGTTTTCCTTTATATAAAATAGAATTGAGAGATTGGATTACAAACCAAATTATTGATCGAGATGCTAAATTGCCAGGAATTCAAGTAAATTCTAGAGACAAAGGAAGACTTATAAAATTTGCTGTAATAGATCCAATGACTGGAATTAATTGTTGGGGAAAGGCTTTAGTCATCGATACATTAGCACCTGTTTTGATTTGTCCACCAAATTTGACAATTTCTTGTTCGATGGACTCAAGACCATTTTATACTGGCATTGCAAGTATGTTTGAAAATTGTGGGGATGTTAATTTTACATATAATGACAAAATAGTTTTTGGTGGTTGCACACAAGGTTTTGATAAAATTATAAGCAGAAATTGGATCGCAACTGATAATTCAGGAAATAAATCTGAGTGTATTCAAACAATTACAGTTGATATAATGAAAACTCAAGATGTGAAATTCCCACCAAATTTTGATGGTATGGATTGGCCAGTTTTAAAATGTGATGAACAAGTAGATAAAAATATTGATATCAGCCAGTATATACTGAATACACCATCTTGTG from Saprospiraceae bacterium carries:
- a CDS encoding alpha/beta hydrolase; translation: MHYFITNREIQQRGTKEVIRPDGREHAGDDLRFGSYDIENDEFELFPDPTKTNQITYSGLKATNTSSLKGSARFFKELYDDFRNKENQTSGKNDVLFFIHGFNTDLNSVRSNFKELHKRYVLNEESPIGRIVIFTWPGRSSDLPLHYHDDKKDAERSGETLARCMAKLLDFFQVFLARERNPLCKGKVHLLVHSMGNRVLKQMMIEMSIKQIPYPEIFDQIILMAADIEYSIFEKGEAFNRLIELGKRIHIYFHEKDIVLDISKYTKNFNNRLGRYGRKRNDIVSPDIIDVNATGVKDDLKPGLRTNQLNHWYYYSSSLVIAHVIKVLNGEPAKGVV
- a CDS encoding T9SS type A sorting domain-containing protein, producing MSNRTIFLIQALTFSMCCVISIFTYSQDGSLDLSFDHDGKITTAIGNNNDLGNAVIIQLDGKIVIGGKSGSNAALVRYQTNGSLDNTFGTGGILNNIGCSNFAGNSLTMQSDGKLLVGGYCGIFPNFDFALTRFHSNGILDNTFGTNGTVITPVLNGGDQGMAVAIQSDGKILQGGYTDNGSNSDFALLRYLENGTLDSTFGNNGKVTTAVGIAGDIIRSIVVQSDGKIVVSGFSYTASSFSYDFVLVRYNSNGSIDQNFGSAGVTTTAIINSTNDYGESMTIQVDGKIIVGGYSYTGYLLLARYDIHGKLDNSFGNKGTVSTLFGCAYQNKYSIILQSDGKILIGGYSALNSPASDFSIARYESNGALDSSFGSNGIVRTPIGNGDDIATSIAIQPDGKIVLVGSSYNGSNFDFAAVRYNNEITTGVKKATNQISKIKLYPNPFSLETKCQADVSFEEVCLTVYDFSGFQVKQQLNISGKSFKLERDNLPAGLYFIRFTQKGKTIQSDKLVIID
- the tnpA gene encoding IS200/IS605 family transposase gives rise to the protein MAHSYHQVYLQAVFAVKYRQSVLDKLWRPKLHGVIGNLINETGCKAIIVNGVEDHIHCFIGLRPVISISNLMQIVKGKSSKYINDHQLTKHRFEWQVGYGVFSYSKSHVERVFRYIANQEQHHLKQSFKKEYISLLNENKVSFEEQYIFKELE